From one Nonomuraea polychroma genomic stretch:
- a CDS encoding acetate--CoA ligase family protein, translating into MNALDPLFAPRSIAILGASDVPGKLGTAMTASLDRFPGPVMKINPGRFFPTVAAAVAAEGIAPDLVISCIPAAMTADALRAAAAAGARAALVCAGGFAESGAEGTAHQQALSAVVRDTGIRLLGPNTSGFIAPHASLTATFVPDARDLEAGPVAVVAASGGVNHALAFALADAGVGLRLGVGLGNSVDVTQADVLDHLCGDDGLGAVALHVETAADGRRLTAAVRRLVDRVPVVAVVVGRSDVGDFARSHTGALATSWRVTRAALRQAGAVLVDDERELVDAVSALGRVRLPARPGSGVGLVTAQAGPGLLLTDALRTAGVRVPPLSERTVKELGDVLPDLTYQRNPVDTGRPSPTFTQVIEHVSEDPDVDVTAVYALLEPAALDLPAALQAARPATPLVAVVGGPPEQARRARAELGAAGIPCATTPAAGATMVRALAEDAANRSRLGEDIVSTTWPALALSDPVDEHTAKNVLAGFGVRTPVRRVCAGREAAHAALDELGGPVVVKILDPGVLHKTEVGGVQVGVRTHDDLDAALDRLPASPALLVEHMAPAGPELIAGVRRDPVFGPVVALGAGGTAAETLGDVSLRLAPLTANEADAMLDDLATRALFQGARGAAPVDRARLAHVLLALSSLGADPGVAECEINPLRVLPDGDVVALDAVLLLRDDQGGSDDA; encoded by the coding sequence GTGAACGCCCTCGATCCGCTGTTCGCGCCCCGTTCCATCGCGATCCTGGGCGCTTCGGACGTCCCCGGCAAGCTCGGCACGGCCATGACCGCTTCCCTGGACCGCTTCCCCGGCCCGGTCATGAAGATCAACCCGGGCAGATTCTTCCCGACCGTGGCCGCGGCGGTCGCGGCCGAAGGCATCGCCCCTGACCTGGTGATCTCCTGCATTCCCGCCGCCATGACCGCCGACGCGCTGCGTGCGGCCGCCGCCGCAGGGGCACGGGCGGCGCTGGTGTGCGCCGGCGGCTTCGCCGAGTCCGGCGCCGAAGGCACGGCTCACCAGCAGGCGCTGAGCGCGGTGGTGCGGGACACCGGCATCCGTCTCCTCGGTCCCAACACCTCTGGCTTCATCGCCCCGCACGCCTCGCTGACCGCCACTTTCGTCCCGGACGCCAGAGACCTCGAGGCGGGCCCCGTCGCCGTGGTCGCCGCCAGCGGCGGTGTCAACCACGCTCTCGCGTTCGCCCTCGCCGACGCCGGGGTGGGCCTCCGCCTCGGTGTCGGCCTCGGCAACAGCGTCGATGTCACGCAGGCGGACGTCCTTGACCACCTGTGCGGCGACGACGGGCTCGGCGCGGTCGCCCTGCACGTCGAGACCGCGGCGGACGGCCGCCGCCTGACCGCCGCCGTGCGCCGCCTGGTGGACCGGGTCCCGGTCGTGGCCGTGGTCGTCGGCCGCAGCGACGTCGGCGACTTCGCCCGCTCCCACACCGGCGCGCTGGCCACCTCCTGGCGGGTCACCCGTGCGGCCCTGCGTCAGGCGGGCGCGGTTCTCGTCGATGACGAGCGCGAACTCGTCGACGCCGTCTCCGCGCTCGGCCGCGTGCGCCTGCCCGCCCGGCCCGGCTCCGGCGTCGGGCTGGTCACCGCGCAGGCCGGCCCCGGACTGTTGCTCACCGACGCCCTGCGCACGGCCGGCGTCCGGGTCCCGCCGCTGTCGGAGCGCACCGTCAAAGAGCTCGGCGACGTGCTGCCCGACCTGACCTACCAGCGCAACCCCGTCGACACCGGCCGCCCCTCCCCCACGTTCACCCAGGTGATCGAGCACGTGTCCGAGGATCCGGACGTCGACGTCACGGCCGTGTACGCACTGCTGGAACCCGCCGCCCTCGACCTGCCCGCCGCGTTGCAGGCCGCTCGCCCGGCCACGCCGCTGGTCGCCGTGGTCGGCGGCCCGCCGGAACAGGCACGTCGAGCCCGCGCGGAGCTCGGTGCGGCGGGAATCCCGTGCGCCACCACGCCGGCCGCCGGCGCGACCATGGTGCGGGCCCTGGCGGAGGACGCGGCCAACCGCAGCCGTCTCGGCGAGGACATCGTTTCCACGACCTGGCCCGCGTTGGCGCTGTCCGATCCGGTCGACGAGCACACCGCCAAGAACGTCCTGGCCGGTTTCGGTGTCCGGACCCCCGTACGCCGCGTGTGCGCCGGACGGGAAGCCGCGCATGCCGCGCTCGACGAGCTCGGCGGCCCGGTCGTGGTGAAGATCCTCGACCCGGGTGTGCTGCACAAGACCGAGGTGGGCGGCGTCCAGGTCGGCGTCCGCACGCACGACGACCTCGACGCCGCGCTCGACCGCCTGCCCGCGAGCCCGGCGCTGCTGGTCGAGCACATGGCTCCGGCAGGCCCCGAACTGATCGCCGGCGTGCGCCGGGATCCGGTCTTCGGGCCGGTCGTCGCTCTGGGCGCGGGCGGAACGGCAGCCGAGACGCTCGGCGACGTCTCCCTGCGCCTGGCGCCCTTGACGGCGAACGAGGCCGACGCGATGCTGGACGACCTCGCCACCCGCGCCCTGTTCCAGGGTGCCCGCGGCGCGGCGCCGGTGGACCGGGCCAGGCTCGCCCACGTCCTGCTCGCCCTCTCGTCCCTGGGCGCCGACCCGGGCGTGGCGGAGTGCGAGATCAATCCCCTGCGGGTCCTGCCCGACGGCGACGTCGTCGCGCTCGACGCCGTGCTGCTCCTGCGTGACGATCAAGGAGGATCCGACGATGCGTGA
- a CDS encoding FAD-dependent monooxygenase: MRVACVGGGPGGLFLATLIKRDRPESEVVVFERNRPDDTFGFGVVFSDATLGAIDAADPVLSEALEKHGRHWDEIEVRVHGARERVGGMGMAAVVRKTLLTLLQERARAEGVTMRFQHEINDPAELDGFDLVVACDGANSRFRQIFADDFGPAAEVAAAKFIWFGTTYMFDGLTFVHEDGPHGVFAAHAYPISDSLSTFIVETDASSWAAAGLDAFDPATPPGVSDEKTKAYLERLFHDQLDGHLLVGNNSRWANFATRKARSWRRGNWALLGDAAHTAHFSVGSGTKMAMEDAVALAQALAETPHDVPAALELYERRRRPQVEKIQNSARPSLSWWEHFGRYVRSFDDPVQFAFHFLTRSIPRAKLAVRDRHYAERVDRWWRERHGAPPLDTPFRGLPGRRVTATGAALVGDDGTEIPMAPFTGLSSASGVWIDAPDSEADLPQVLAQVRASVGASLVGVRGGTPLTRVLVAEEARLAHGLPAAIVGPYDDDTATTLLLSGRADLVGVAE, encoded by the coding sequence ATGAGGGTCGCGTGCGTGGGCGGCGGTCCCGGCGGGCTGTTCCTCGCCACGCTGATCAAGCGGGACCGGCCGGAGTCGGAGGTCGTGGTCTTCGAGCGCAACCGCCCCGATGACACGTTCGGGTTCGGGGTGGTCTTCTCCGATGCCACGCTGGGTGCGATCGACGCCGCCGACCCCGTGCTCAGCGAGGCGCTGGAGAAGCACGGCCGGCACTGGGACGAGATCGAGGTGCGGGTGCACGGCGCGCGGGAGCGCGTCGGCGGCATGGGCATGGCCGCGGTGGTCCGCAAGACCCTGCTCACCCTGCTTCAGGAGCGGGCCCGGGCCGAGGGCGTGACCATGCGTTTCCAGCACGAGATCAACGATCCGGCCGAGCTGGACGGTTTCGACCTGGTGGTCGCCTGCGACGGAGCCAACAGCCGGTTCCGGCAGATCTTCGCCGACGACTTCGGGCCCGCGGCGGAGGTCGCGGCCGCCAAGTTCATCTGGTTCGGCACGACGTACATGTTCGACGGTCTGACGTTCGTCCACGAGGACGGCCCGCACGGGGTGTTCGCCGCGCACGCCTATCCCATCAGCGACTCGCTCAGCACCTTCATCGTGGAGACCGACGCCTCGTCGTGGGCCGCGGCCGGGCTGGACGCGTTCGACCCGGCGACGCCGCCCGGGGTGAGCGACGAGAAGACCAAGGCCTACCTGGAGCGGCTCTTCCACGACCAGCTCGACGGTCACCTCCTTGTGGGCAACAACTCCCGGTGGGCGAACTTCGCCACTCGCAAGGCACGGTCGTGGCGGCGCGGCAACTGGGCGCTGCTCGGCGACGCCGCTCACACGGCGCACTTCTCCGTGGGATCGGGCACCAAGATGGCGATGGAGGACGCCGTCGCCCTCGCCCAGGCCCTGGCCGAGACCCCGCACGACGTCCCCGCCGCCCTGGAGCTCTATGAACGGCGCCGCCGCCCCCAGGTGGAGAAGATCCAGAACTCCGCGCGGCCCAGCCTGTCATGGTGGGAGCACTTCGGCCGGTACGTCCGCTCCTTCGACGACCCCGTGCAGTTCGCCTTCCACTTCCTGACCCGCTCCATCCCGCGGGCCAAGCTCGCCGTGCGGGACCGTCACTACGCCGAGCGCGTCGACCGATGGTGGCGCGAGCGGCACGGCGCTCCCCCGCTGGACACCCCCTTCCGCGGCCTGCCCGGCCGCAGGGTGACCGCGACCGGCGCCGCTCTCGTGGGCGACGACGGCACCGAGATCCCGATGGCCCCCTTCACCGGCCTGTCGTCCGCGTCGGGCGTGTGGATCGACGCTCCGGACAGCGAAGCCGATCTGCCGCAGGTCCTCGCCCAAGTCCGCGCGAGCGTGGGCGCTTCGCTCGTCGGCGTGCGGGGCGGGACTCCCCTGACCCGGGTGCTGGTCGCCGAGGAGGCTCGACTCGCTCATGGTCTTCCGGCCGCGATCGTCGGGCCCTACGACGACGACACCGCGACCACGCTGCTCCTGTCCGGCCGGGCCGACCTCGTGGGGGTCGCCGAGTGA
- a CDS encoding PaaX family transcriptional regulator C-terminal domain-containing protein, giving the protein MKPRSLVFDVFGDYLRYRGGEVRLRGLVALMGCFDVPEATVRVVVARMRKEGWLEGRREGRETSYVLTGAAWRLLDDGRARIFAREQGPWDGQWHMVIYSVPETERTLREQLRKRLSWLGFGMLSASVWISPHDRIKQVRADFADHPAIRLDVLRARSEGAAADREMASRSWDLDGLDKDYRALLDHYRPRLARYRAGEVRGREALVERMRLIHDYRKFPFRDPDLPPELLPEGWSGRAAHELFLEAHGLLRSEAEAYVDRLVADPTAS; this is encoded by the coding sequence GTGAAGCCACGGTCTCTGGTCTTCGATGTGTTCGGGGACTATCTGCGCTATCGCGGAGGAGAGGTCCGGCTGCGCGGCCTGGTGGCGCTCATGGGGTGCTTCGACGTGCCCGAGGCGACGGTGCGCGTGGTGGTCGCGCGGATGCGCAAGGAAGGCTGGCTGGAGGGCCGTCGCGAGGGCAGGGAGACCAGCTATGTCCTCACCGGCGCCGCCTGGCGGCTGCTCGACGACGGCAGGGCGCGCATCTTCGCCCGCGAGCAGGGACCGTGGGACGGCCAGTGGCACATGGTCATCTACTCGGTGCCGGAGACCGAGCGGACCCTGCGCGAGCAACTGCGCAAGCGGCTGTCCTGGCTCGGGTTCGGCATGTTGTCGGCATCGGTGTGGATCAGCCCCCACGACCGCATCAAGCAGGTCAGGGCCGACTTCGCCGACCATCCCGCGATCCGGCTCGACGTGCTGCGCGCCCGCTCGGAAGGGGCCGCGGCCGACCGGGAGATGGCGTCCAGGTCGTGGGACCTGGACGGGCTGGACAAGGACTATCGCGCGCTGCTCGACCACTACCGCCCCCGGCTGGCCCGCTATCGCGCCGGCGAGGTGCGCGGCCGGGAGGCGCTCGTCGAGCGCATGCGGCTGATCCACGACTACCGCAAGTTCCCCTTCCGCGATCCCGACCTGCCGCCCGAGCTGCTGCCCGAGGGCTGGAGCGGCCGGGCCGCCCATGAGCTGTTCCTGGAGGCCCACGGCCTGCTGCGGAGCGAGGCCGAGGCGTACGTCGACCGCCTGGTCGCCGACCCCACGGCAAGCTGA
- a CDS encoding alpha/beta fold hydrolase: MAETFVLITGACHGGWTWRLVAQHLRAAGHRVLAPTLPGLADGDHPERYSLAEVSDFIVDLVEGADLSDVTLVGHSWGGYPLTGAAHRLAPRLRKLVYWGAFVPAEDTPLLEEVPPHYAEMFTQLAAASGNNSIVFPYEVFCAAFMQDADESTQRLIHSLLVPQPMRYFTETVTPVDPAALGLPASYVIGSEDFALPPGDLGWTPRFPQRLGAGTPVIEHPGSHEAQFTRPAELAAALLKA; the protein is encoded by the coding sequence ATGGCAGAGACTTTCGTCCTCATCACCGGTGCCTGTCACGGGGGCTGGACCTGGCGGCTGGTCGCCCAGCACCTGCGTGCCGCCGGGCACCGCGTCCTGGCTCCTACCCTCCCAGGCCTGGCCGACGGCGACCACCCCGAGCGGTACAGCCTGGCCGAGGTCAGCGACTTCATCGTCGACCTCGTCGAGGGCGCCGACCTGAGTGACGTCACCCTCGTCGGGCACAGCTGGGGCGGCTACCCGCTCACCGGCGCCGCCCACCGGCTCGCGCCCCGGCTGCGCAAGCTCGTCTACTGGGGTGCGTTCGTCCCGGCGGAGGACACGCCTTTGCTGGAGGAGGTCCCTCCGCACTACGCCGAGATGTTCACCCAGCTCGCGGCGGCGTCCGGCAACAACAGCATCGTCTTCCCCTACGAGGTGTTCTGCGCCGCGTTCATGCAGGACGCCGACGAGTCGACGCAACGCCTGATCCACAGCTTGCTGGTGCCCCAGCCGATGCGGTACTTCACCGAGACCGTCACCCCGGTGGACCCGGCGGCGCTCGGCCTGCCGGCCAGCTACGTGATCGGATCCGAGGACTTCGCCCTGCCGCCCGGCGACCTCGGCTGGACACCCCGCTTCCCGCAGCGCCTCGGAGCCGGCACTCCCGTCATCGAGCATCCGGGCAGCCATGAAGCCCAGTTCACCCGCCCGGCCGAGCTCGCCGCCGCCCTGCTCAAGGCCTGA
- a CDS encoding amidohydrolase family protein produces MRKIGLEEHFVTEDLVGYGAGTATVARPDAWREASRRLLDLTEERLAAMDAAGVDVQVLSLNSPGIQAEPDPAVAVARAAAVNDFHAGVIAEHPTRFAGFAALPLQDPQAAAKELERAVTQLGMRGALVNAHTQGRYLDHPSLRVVWEYAEGLDVPLYLHPANGFDVPHVLSDHPELIGPMWSWGTDTAAHALRLVFGGVFDDFPNAKLLLGHMGEGLPYVLWRLDSRWGFHNHHGIELKLGNPSAYLRRNLYITTSGVCSAPPLLCALLALGADHILFGSDYPFEDIVEAAVFLDNAPISEADRAKISYQNAEALLKL; encoded by the coding sequence ATGCGCAAGATCGGCCTGGAGGAGCACTTCGTCACGGAGGACCTCGTCGGCTACGGCGCCGGGACGGCCACGGTCGCCCGCCCCGACGCGTGGCGGGAGGCCTCGCGGCGGCTGCTGGACCTCACGGAGGAGCGCCTGGCGGCGATGGACGCGGCAGGCGTCGACGTCCAGGTGCTCTCGCTCAACTCGCCAGGCATCCAGGCCGAGCCGGACCCGGCGGTCGCCGTGGCGCGGGCGGCGGCGGTGAACGACTTCCACGCCGGCGTCATCGCCGAGCACCCGACCCGCTTCGCCGGCTTCGCGGCGCTGCCGCTGCAGGACCCGCAGGCGGCCGCCAAGGAGCTGGAGCGCGCCGTCACCCAGCTCGGCATGCGCGGTGCGCTGGTCAACGCGCACACCCAGGGCCGCTATCTGGATCATCCCTCGCTGCGGGTCGTGTGGGAGTACGCCGAGGGGCTCGACGTGCCGCTGTACCTGCACCCGGCCAACGGCTTCGACGTTCCGCACGTGTTGTCGGACCACCCCGAGCTCATCGGCCCCATGTGGAGCTGGGGCACCGACACCGCCGCGCACGCGCTGCGCCTGGTCTTCGGCGGTGTCTTCGACGACTTCCCCAACGCGAAGCTGCTGCTGGGACACATGGGCGAAGGACTGCCGTACGTGTTGTGGCGCCTCGACTCGCGCTGGGGCTTCCACAACCACCACGGCATCGAGCTGAAGCTGGGCAACCCCTCGGCGTACCTGCGCCGCAACCTCTACATCACCACGAGTGGCGTCTGCTCGGCGCCGCCGCTGCTGTGCGCCCTGCTGGCCCTCGGCGCCGACCACATCCTGTTCGGCTCCGACTACCCCTTCGAGGACATCGTCGAGGCCGCCGTGTTCCTCGACAACGCCCCCATCAGCGAGGCCGACCGGGCGAAGATCAGCTACCAGAACGCCGAGGCCCTGCTCAAGCTCTGA
- a CDS encoding bifunctional 3-(3-hydroxy-phenyl)propionate/3-hydroxycinnamic acid hydroxylase, producing the protein MSSSQHGSPTVMGECDVAVVGYGPVGMATAALLAQAGHRVIVLERYAGLYNLPRAAIFDDETMRTLDKLGVAQELLPKVRVQRNYEWCDADGEVLIEVDYAEVGRSGWAEWYMMYQPDLEDALDRVCRSFPQVAVRHANRVTALEQTASGVVLTVDGPGGPGTVTARYVVACDGGNSFVRQSLGIGQDDYGFSEPWMVCDFRLRRPVEVPPARQVGDPRQPTSIISLGPSHHRFSFMLDSEADFAVQRAPELVWARVAAYLGPEDADLIRVATYTFRSLIAHRWRIGRITLAGDAAHQMPPFLGQGMCSGIRDAQNLAFKLDLILTGRAEEDLLDSYQPEREPHVRAVVEKGIELGRLQTIRDPEAAAARNRELLARRAARQEQEKIRFPGLATGFLAKEPAAGRGELSVHGVVDDGVRRGRLDQIVGHGFHLLVTEAVRRDLGRDGLVTALEAAGVRVAALAWQPPTSGDVLVDVDGTYHEWFTEHGCSAVAVRPDFYVFGTARDAAAARTLACELLAALGTGATVPAGASHSL; encoded by the coding sequence ATGTCAAGCTCACAACACGGTTCCCCCACGGTGATGGGAGAGTGCGATGTCGCCGTAGTGGGGTACGGGCCGGTCGGAATGGCCACGGCGGCCCTGCTGGCCCAGGCGGGGCATCGCGTGATCGTCTTGGAGCGGTACGCCGGCCTGTACAACCTGCCCCGCGCCGCGATCTTCGACGACGAGACGATGCGGACGCTGGACAAGCTCGGCGTGGCCCAGGAGTTGCTGCCGAAGGTGCGTGTGCAGCGCAACTACGAGTGGTGCGACGCCGACGGCGAGGTTCTCATAGAGGTCGACTACGCCGAAGTGGGCCGCAGCGGCTGGGCAGAGTGGTACATGATGTACCAGCCCGATCTCGAGGACGCCCTCGATCGTGTGTGCCGGAGTTTCCCCCAGGTGGCGGTCAGGCACGCGAACCGGGTGACCGCGCTGGAGCAGACCGCGTCCGGCGTCGTGCTCACCGTCGACGGCCCCGGCGGCCCCGGCACCGTGACCGCGCGTTACGTCGTGGCGTGCGACGGCGGCAACAGCTTCGTCCGTCAGTCGCTCGGCATCGGCCAGGACGACTACGGATTCTCCGAGCCGTGGATGGTCTGCGACTTCCGCCTGCGCCGGCCGGTCGAGGTGCCGCCGGCGCGCCAGGTCGGCGATCCCCGGCAGCCGACGTCGATCATCTCGCTCGGGCCGTCGCACCACCGGTTCAGCTTCATGCTCGACTCGGAGGCGGACTTCGCGGTCCAGCGGGCTCCCGAGCTGGTCTGGGCCAGGGTCGCGGCCTACCTCGGCCCGGAGGACGCCGACCTCATCAGGGTCGCGACGTACACCTTCCGCTCGCTGATCGCGCACCGGTGGCGGATCGGGCGGATCACGCTCGCCGGGGACGCCGCGCACCAGATGCCGCCCTTCCTCGGGCAGGGCATGTGCTCGGGCATCAGGGACGCCCAGAACCTCGCCTTCAAGCTGGACCTGATCCTGACCGGGCGGGCGGAGGAGGACCTCCTCGACAGTTACCAGCCCGAGCGGGAGCCGCACGTACGCGCGGTCGTCGAGAAGGGAATCGAGCTCGGCCGGCTGCAGACCATCCGCGACCCCGAAGCCGCCGCCGCCCGCAACAGGGAGTTGCTCGCCCGGCGGGCCGCGCGACAGGAGCAGGAGAAGATCCGCTTCCCCGGTCTGGCGACGGGCTTCCTGGCGAAGGAGCCGGCGGCCGGGCGGGGCGAGCTGTCGGTCCACGGCGTGGTGGACGACGGGGTTCGCCGCGGACGCCTCGACCAGATCGTCGGCCACGGGTTCCACCTGCTGGTGACCGAAGCGGTGCGCCGGGACCTCGGCCGCGACGGCCTCGTCACCGCGCTGGAGGCCGCCGGCGTCCGTGTCGCCGCGCTGGCCTGGCAGCCTCCCACCAGCGGCGATGTCCTGGTCGACGTGGACGGCACCTACCATGAGTGGTTCACCGAGCATGGCTGCTCCGCCGTCGCCGTCCGTCCCGACTTCTATGTCTTCGGCACCGCCCGCGACGCCGCGGCGGCCCGGACTCTCGCCTGCGAGCTTCTCGCGGCCCTCGGCACCGGCGCGACCGTACCCGCCGGCGCGTCCCACAGCCTCTGA
- a CDS encoding MFS transporter — translation MHTNPTTARRPLSEKTMLIVVAIFAALEGYDLACYGVTVPSMLADRSMGGDAATAGTVGSLVAVGMMIGAALAGAAISRLGPRRLLLTGAGAFSAGMLACAVAPGFAVFGAARLLVGVGLGVVLPTLTAYVADLSDPGRRSRNVGLMMSGYAFGALLAPLLGAALLPHASWHWIYVIGAAPALVLLPIAARILPESPVHADRGARPAARNDLFGLKPLLAPGTRTVTLLFWIASFCGLLLVFGISTWLPTIMRNSGYSLGSALLQTAAMWVGAGLGMIAGGRIADGIGIKPVVSTAFLVGSISLIAMSARPAIVLLFLLMFVSGLGFIGSQVMTNAFIVNRYPEAVRGAGIGWALSVGRLGAILGPSMGGWILSSQLGVEWNFYLFAIPGLIGATAAALVPVARAARHAVPEGAG, via the coding sequence ATGCACACCAACCCCACCACCGCCCGACGACCACTTTCCGAGAAGACCATGCTCATCGTGGTCGCGATCTTCGCGGCCCTGGAGGGTTACGACCTCGCCTGCTACGGCGTCACCGTGCCCTCGATGCTCGCCGACCGCAGTATGGGCGGCGACGCGGCGACGGCGGGCACGGTCGGATCCCTGGTGGCCGTCGGCATGATGATCGGCGCCGCCCTCGCCGGCGCGGCGATCAGCCGCCTCGGCCCGCGGCGGCTGCTGCTGACCGGCGCCGGAGCGTTCTCCGCCGGCATGCTCGCCTGCGCCGTGGCGCCCGGCTTCGCCGTGTTCGGCGCGGCGCGCCTGCTCGTGGGCGTCGGGCTCGGCGTGGTGCTGCCGACCCTGACCGCGTACGTGGCCGACCTCTCCGACCCGGGACGGCGCAGCCGCAACGTCGGGCTCATGATGTCCGGCTACGCCTTCGGCGCGCTGCTCGCCCCGCTGCTCGGCGCGGCGCTGCTGCCGCACGCGTCGTGGCACTGGATCTACGTCATCGGCGCCGCGCCCGCGCTGGTGCTGCTGCCGATCGCGGCACGGATCCTCCCGGAGAGCCCCGTCCACGCCGACCGCGGCGCCCGGCCCGCCGCCCGCAACGACCTGTTCGGCCTGAAGCCTCTGCTCGCCCCCGGCACGCGCACGGTGACCCTGCTGTTCTGGATCGCGTCGTTCTGCGGGCTGCTGCTGGTCTTCGGCATCAGCACCTGGCTGCCCACCATCATGCGGAACAGCGGCTACTCGCTCGGCTCCGCGCTGTTGCAGACCGCCGCGATGTGGGTGGGCGCGGGGCTCGGCATGATCGCCGGAGGGCGCATCGCCGACGGGATCGGGATCAAGCCGGTCGTGTCCACGGCCTTCCTCGTCGGCTCGATCAGCCTCATCGCGATGAGCGCGCGGCCCGCGATCGTGCTGTTGTTCCTGCTGATGTTCGTCAGCGGGCTGGGGTTCATCGGCTCGCAGGTGATGACCAACGCCTTCATCGTCAACCGCTATCCCGAGGCCGTCCGCGGGGCCGGGATCGGCTGGGCGTTGTCGGTGGGACGGCTCGGCGCCATCCTCGGGCCCTCCATGGGCGGCTGGATCCTGTCCTCCCAGCTCGGCGTGGAGTGGAACTTCTACCTCTTCGCCATCCCCGGCCTGATCGGCGCGACGGCGGCCGCCCTCGTCCCGGTGGCCCGCGCCGCCCGGCACGCGGTGCCGGAAGGTGCCGGATGA
- a CDS encoding maleylacetate reductase, whose protein sequence is MRRFTYETFAARVVFGAGCAQSSLAAEVERLGARRPLIVTTPRTAPLATTLAGPLPVAGLFDGVRPHVPVETVDQAVELAARTGADAVLSVGGGSTTGTAKAIALRTSLPIAAVPTTYAGSEVTPVWGTTEGARKTTGRSRLVVPKTVLYDPDLTATLPAAMTAASAMNAMAHCVEAFYAPGANPVTDLVAAEGVRTIADALPAVMARPDDAAGRAGLLYGAYLAGSAFGAAGSGLHHKICHVLGGAFGLPHAETHTVVLPYVAAFNAPAVPALRTRVAPALGSDDVARGLTSLAARIGVPVSLAQIGLAEDDLDTAVRLVLEKDFGDNPRPVGEPEVRGILTAALRGETV, encoded by the coding sequence ATGAGGCGCTTCACGTACGAGACCTTCGCGGCCCGGGTGGTCTTCGGCGCCGGATGCGCGCAGAGCTCCCTGGCCGCGGAGGTCGAGCGCCTCGGCGCGCGTCGCCCGCTGATCGTGACCACGCCGCGCACCGCCCCGCTCGCCACGACGCTGGCCGGGCCGCTGCCCGTGGCCGGCCTCTTCGACGGCGTACGCCCGCACGTGCCGGTGGAGACGGTGGACCAGGCCGTCGAGCTGGCCGCGCGGACCGGCGCGGACGCGGTGCTGAGCGTCGGCGGCGGCTCCACGACGGGCACGGCCAAGGCGATCGCGCTCCGCACGTCGCTGCCCATCGCGGCCGTGCCGACCACGTACGCCGGCTCCGAGGTGACCCCCGTCTGGGGCACGACCGAGGGCGCACGCAAGACCACCGGCCGATCACGACTGGTCGTGCCGAAGACCGTGCTGTACGACCCGGACCTGACCGCGACCCTGCCGGCGGCGATGACGGCCGCCAGCGCGATGAACGCGATGGCGCACTGCGTCGAGGCGTTCTACGCGCCCGGCGCGAACCCGGTCACCGACCTCGTCGCCGCCGAGGGCGTCCGGACGATCGCCGACGCGCTGCCCGCCGTCATGGCGCGCCCCGACGACGCGGCCGGGCGCGCCGGACTGCTGTACGGGGCCTACCTGGCCGGGTCCGCGTTCGGCGCCGCCGGGTCCGGGCTGCATCACAAGATCTGCCACGTGCTGGGCGGCGCGTTCGGCCTGCCGCACGCAGAGACCCACACGGTGGTGCTCCCGTACGTGGCGGCCTTCAACGCGCCGGCGGTGCCCGCCCTGCGGACGCGAGTGGCTCCGGCCCTCGGCTCCGACGACGTCGCCCGCGGACTGACCTCGCTCGCGGCCCGGATCGGCGTCCCGGTATCGCTGGCCCAGATCGGGCTGGCGGAGGACGATTTGGACACAGCCGTACGACTCGTGCTGGAGAAGGATTTCGGCGACAACCCGCGGCCCGTGGGCGAGCCCGAGGTACGGGGGATCCTGACCGCCGCGCTGCGAGGAGAAACAGTATGA